The Raphanus sativus cultivar WK10039 chromosome 2, ASM80110v3, whole genome shotgun sequence genome includes a region encoding these proteins:
- the LOC108825691 gene encoding syntaxin-132-like: MNDLLKGSFELPRGESSRQSDVELGEQGGDQGLEDFFKKVQDIDKQYEKLNKLLKKLQAAHEESKAVTKAPAMKAIKKKMEKDVDEVGSIARFIKGKLEELDRENLANRQKPGCGKGSGVDRSRTATTLSLKKKFKDKMAEFQVLRENIQQEYREVVDRRIYTVTGERADEDTIDELIETGNSEQIFQKAIQEQGRGQVMDTLAEIQERHDAVRDLEKKLLDLQQIFMDMAVLVDAQGEMLDNIESQVSNAVDHVQSGNTALQRAKSLQKSSRKWMCIAIIILLIVVAVIVVGVLKPWQNKNA; this comes from the exons ATGAACGATCTTCTTAAG GGTTCGTTTGAGCTTCCACGGGGAGAATCTTCTAGACAAAGTGATGTCGAGCTAGGTGAACAAGGAGGTGATCAAGGTTTAGAAGATTTCTTCAAGAAG GTTCAAGACATTGACAAGCAATATGAAAAGCTTAATAAGCTTCTTAAGAAACTTCAG GCTGCCCATGAGGAGTCCAAGGCTGTGACCAAAGCTCCTGCCATGAAGG caataaagaagaaaatggaaaaagacGTTGATGAAGTCGGAAGTATTGCTCGTTTCATAAAGGGCAAACTCGAGGAGCTAGACAGAGAG AACTTGGCAAATAGACAAAAACCTGGGTGTGGGAAAGGGTCTGGTGTGGATCGATCAAGAACAGCGACCACACT TTCCTTAAAGAAGAAGTTTAAAGACAAGATGGCCGAGTTCCAG GTTCTAAGAGAAAACATCCAACAAGAGTATCGCGAGGTGGTTGACAGGCGTATTTATACAG TAACTGGAGAGCGAGCAGATGAAGAT ACAATTGATGAGTTGATTGAAACTGGAAACAGCGAACAGATCTTCCAGAAAGCGATTCAAGAGCAAGGAAGAGGACAG gTGATGGACACGTTGGCGGAAATTCAAGAACGTCATGATGCTGTCAGAGACTTGGAAAAGAAACTTCTTGACTTACAACAA ATTTTCATGGACATGGCAGTTTTGGTTGATGCACAAGGAGAAATGCTTGACAACATAGAATCTCAG GTGTCAAATGCGGTAGATCACGTGCAATCAGGGAACACGGCTCTTCAAAGAGCAAAGAGCTTACAGAAGAGCTCAAGAAAATGGATGTGTATCGCAATCATCATACTACTCATTGTTGTCGCAGTGATCGTTGTTGGTGTCCTCAAGCCTTGGCAAAACAAGAATGCTTGA